The Setaria italica strain Yugu1 chromosome IX, Setaria_italica_v2.0, whole genome shotgun sequence genome has a window encoding:
- the LOC101782554 gene encoding uncharacterized protein LOC101782554: protein MSPPLPCPKRARVATAPYGAGAPWASLPEDLVQLIGWRVLSGDLLDYVRFRAVCAHWSRSAARPGGRGLLDPRFHPRRWMMLPEGHGLYPGHPALGGHVRFLNLSTGALARLHLPLFHDHVILGCTDGLLLLLRHCDPGDTAVRLLHPFTGDVAELPPLSSLLPQMERYGDMTEYSKLSRLRGFLSGVGAAVTVGPAAAGAITVVLALESKHLVAHATTGDQRWTLSASRLPRVLGRTVSFHGNLYAVTPKFRQTNSVHIWQIDPPELDAAEGRTLLPPRIIAHCPLAAIPDAVHLVECGSELMVVGFNDSKRTDLAVYRVADLISGRVVPITNIGEHALFLGTRPLYASQNKGLPSVVANSITCRYRVTKNDALRGGRPFRITEQYHIGTGTWSPATDEGISCWNEPPASPYMLIHHIFTCCQHSYWNKGLIFHDKIKLDWSVKPNLWMYGLMD, encoded by the exons atgtcgccgccgctgccgtgtCCGAAGCGCGCCCGGGTCGCCACGGCCCCTTACGGCGCGGGCGCGCCGTGGGCGTCGCTGCCGGAGGATCTGGTGCAGCTGATCGGGTGGCGGGTGCTCTCCGGCGACCTGCTGGACTACGTCCGCTTCCGCGCCGTCTGCGCGCACTGGAGCCggagcgccgcccgccccgGCGGCCGGGGCCTCCTCGACCCGCGCTTCCACCCGCGCCGCTGGATGATGCTGCCCGAGGGCCACGGCCTCTACCCCGGCCACCCCGCGCTCGGCGGGCACGTGCGCTTCCTCAACCTCTCCACGGGCGCGCtcgcccgcctccacctcccgctCTTccacgaccacgtcatcctcggCTGCACCGAcggcctcctgctgctgctgcggcactGCGACCCGGGGGACACCGCCGTCCGCCTCCTGCACCCCTTCACCGGCGACGTCGCCGAGCTCCCGCCGCTCTCGTCCCTCCTGCCCCAGATGGAGCGCTACGGCGACATGACCGAGTATAGCAAGCTCAGCAGGCTCCGCGGCTTCCTCTCGGGAGtcggcgccgccgtcaccgttggccccgccgccgccggggccatCACCGTCGTGCTGGCGCTCGAAAGCAAACATCTTGTGGCACACGCCACCACCGGCGACCAGCGGTGGACTCTCTCGGCCAGCAGGCTCCCGCGTGTGCTAGGACGAACGGTGTCTTTCCATGGCAACCTGTACGCGGTGACGCCCAAGTTTCGTCAAACGAACAGCGTGCACATCTGGCAAATTGATCCTCCGGAACTGGATGCTGCAGAGGGTCGGACTCTTCTGCCACCGAGGATCATCGCCCACTGCCCACTGGCTGCAATTCCAGACGCAGTCCACCTGGTCGAATGCGGCTCGGAGCTCATGGTTGTTGGCTTCAATGATTCCAAACGTACAGACCTGGCTGTTTACAGAGTCGCCGACCTCATCAGTGGAAGGGTCGTTCCCATAACCAACATTGGAGAGCATGCTCTGTTCCTTGGGACACGGCCCTTGTATGCATCACAGAACAAGGGGCTCCCTTCTGTTGTGGCTAACTCTATCACCTGCAGGTATAGAGTGACAAAGAACGATGCACTGAGGGGGGGACGTCCTTTCCGAATTACTGAACAATACCATATAGGTACTGGCACCTGGTCTCCAGCTACTGACGAAGGCATTTCATGCTGGAATGAACCTCCGGCAAGCCCTTACATGCTCATCCATCATATTTTTACCTGTTGCCAGCACAGTTATTG GAATAAAGGTCTCATATTCCACGATAAAATCAAGCTTGATTGGTCAGTGAAGCCAAATCTGTGGATGTATG GGTTGATGGATTGA